The proteins below come from a single Salvelinus fontinalis isolate EN_2023a chromosome 1, ASM2944872v1, whole genome shotgun sequence genomic window:
- the LOC129856054 gene encoding uncharacterized protein LOC129856054, giving the protein MANQTDFLPQTEMSTDMQPFNVTSTSSPFNTSDFIGKIAANDLTSRANYVYALCAVLGLASACILLYALIRSYRAQRHLAWLDSLLWAFSSSQLLLLLLSLSSVAHRPSYLVTTHIGCAALAFTVNMASLCGLLLLVLMGYALTFDTPTHALLKRPGVCVALVVLVSILCSLVLARLRDTPKELHLEGICIIDPTEAGRSYAMAKLCLGFLIPYLLLLGLLTGGCVRQWKSSSRFLSGSEEGPVFLAVAVVIFVCQLFHGIVLLRGAGMQQAGVLSYHERAFMHVSEFVMFSGSCVCLVLVLLLHRPCRESLLEVTRQLRDCCRGLGGRQTHRHIMAPHIEIADTQDYNP; this is encoded by the coding sequence GCAAATCAAACAGACTTTCTGCCCCAGACTGAGATGAGCACCGACATGCAACCCTTCAACGTCACCTCAACATCCAGCCCCTTCAACACCTCAGACTTCATTGGCAAAATCGCAGCCAACGACCTGACATCCAGGGCCAACTACGTCTATGCGCTTTGTGCTGTGCTGGGCTTGGCCTCGGCATGCATTCTACTCTACGCCTTAATTCGGTCCTACAGAGCCCAAAGGCACCTGGCCTGGCTGGACTCCCTGCTCTGGGCGTTTTCCAGCTCCCAGCTCCTTCTcttgctcctctccctctcttccgtaGCACACCGGCCCAGCTACCTGGTGACCACACACATCGGCTGTGCTGCACTCGCCTTCACCGTCAACATGGCCTCCCTCTGCGGGCTGTTGCTCCTGGTGCTCATGGGATACGCCCTGACCTTTgacaccccaactcacgccctgctGAAGAGGCCTGGGGTCTGTGTGGCTCTGGTGGTTCTGGTTTCTATCCTGTGCTCCTTGGTGCTGGCCAGACTCCGAGACACCCCCAAGGAACTGCATTTGGAGGGCATATGTATTATAGACCCAACTGAGGCAGGAAGGTCTTATGCCATGGCGAAGCTTTGTCTAGGGTTCCTaattccctacctcctcctgctGGGGCTCCTGACAGGAGGCTGCGTCCGGCAATGGAAATCCAGCAGCCGGTTCCTCTCCGGATCAGAGGAAGGTCCAGTGTTCCTGGCAGTGGCTGTGGTGATATTTGTGTGTCAGCTATTCCATGGCATTGTGCTGCTAAGGGGGGCAGGGATGCAGCAGGCTGGTGTTCTCAGCTATCACGAGAGGGCGTTCATGCATGTGTCCGAGTTTGTGATGTTCTctgggagttgtgtgtgtctagTGTTAGTGCTCCTGCTGCATAGGCCGTGCAGGGAGAGCCTTCTGGAGGTGACCAGGCAGCTCCGCGACTGCTGCCGGGGCCTGGGGGGCCGACAGACCCACAGACACATCATGGCCCCCCATATTGAGATTGCTGACACTCAGGACTATAACCCTTAG